The following is a genomic window from Verrucomicrobiota bacterium.
CCTGCGACCGGCGAAGGTTATCTCGGCGAAATCATGGTCCATCGACTTTCCCGCACGACGGGCGTGGTGGAAAACGTAATCGAAGCCAACGCCGGGTGGCCGCCGCAAATCACGTTGAAGCTCAAGGACGGTTCCGTAAAAAAGGGCAAGCTCAGCGATTTCCGCGAGCCAAGCAACACCGAGCGGGCAAGCTTCTCCGCCGCTTGACGAGTTACCCGTCCGACGTAGAGCCTGGGCGTCTCCCGGGCGGAACCAGTTACCGAATGATCGCGCGGCATTGAGCACCCTGCTGGCCAGGTCCGGGCGGCCAGAAGCACGCCTGCTCCCGCACGCTGAGCGCTTCCGATATCAAAGGATTCAATCCTGCATCAATGCCAGTCAGGGCCATAATCCGCAGGGAATCTGCAAAGTCGGCGGGATGCAGACCGGCGGTCTCATCGCCCGCGAGCGCGCGATGATTGGCGTCTATGATGGCTTCAAAAAGGCGCATTACGTCAATGGCGCAACAACGCAGTAAAACCTGCCTGTTCAAAATGCTGGTCGGACGTGAGCGCGTCCGACAATCTGCGTTCCTTCATCACGACAAATGAAATGCAATCCGTCCAACTCCATTCTTTATCGATCCGCTCGCGAAACAAACTCCAACCTTGGGCTGCGATCTCCTCCGTCACCGGCACTATTTCCACCCGCGTGGAATTCTGAAGCGAATCAATCAACCGGATGGCGTCGCGCCTTACTCTGGTCTTTGCGAGCGCACTGCCAACCTCCAGCAACACGGCCCGTGTTGTCACCACCCCAATCTTCCCATGCTCGACCGAGACCGCCAATTCCGTCGCCCGGCGGTGATGTCCATCGTTCGCTTGGGCCAGCGCAATCACGTAGGAGGAATCGAGGAAGAAAGGATTACCAGGCATTCTTTTTATCTCCGTAGAGATAGTCGTCGAGATGCTCCGACAAGTCAGGCGGCCCATCCAAGTTCATTGACATGGCGATTTTCATCCACTCATAAGGCTCGCCGGTCTTTTTAACTTCCGTTGCCGATGCGCTGAGCGACTCGACGTAATGCAGCACTTCCTCCTGCTTCTTCGGCGGGAGCGCGGCGACTTTTTCCCGAATGGCTTCCGTGGTGCTCATAAACTTCGGCCACAGGTTACCTCCGACAACCTGAAATAGCCAGCGCAGCGTTGATTGGTGTCAATGATGGCTTCAAAGAGGCGCATGAACCTATCAAAGAATTAAGGCCATTTCCGCGAGTCCTTGGCAGAACGAACAAAAACCTTATGGCTGATATATTCAGATTCAGATCTGTCCGCTTGTGTTCGAAGCCGAAAGGCGTGAACGGCCCCAGCGGGCAACTCTTCGCTTACTCGGCTTTCGGTCCGTGTGTCAATAAGGTTTCCCCCTCGGTCGAAGTATTGAACTTCTAACTGAACGTCCTTCCAACCGTAAGGACTGTCGTTTCGGAGTGTTCCGATTGTTGAAATGAAGTTGCCGTTGGTAGAGGTACTAAAATGGATCTTTGAATCCACCACCACGAGTTGGTTTTGGTAAATCCTGAAGTCTCGACCATGCCCGAAAAGACTTTCCAACCAAAACAGCCCGCCAAAGATCATCAGCAAGAGCGGTAGGAAAGCCAGCCACATCTGTAGTGTTGGCGTTAGTAACGGCCGACGTTGCACATGGCGACAATGAGGACAAACCTTGGCTGCAGCGCGAATCACTTCTGCGCACATCGGACAGATTTTAGTTTCTAGCTGCAAGTCCATACACTGAGAGTACCGTCACACTCGCGCTGGTCGAATCGGAGAGTTCAGCTCGCCTCTAGGTTGTGACCGCGTCGCTCTTTTTTGGTCTCCCAAC
Proteins encoded in this region:
- a CDS encoding type II toxin-antitoxin system VapC family toxin — its product is MPGNPFFLDSSYVIALAQANDGHHRRATELAVSVEHGKIGVVTTRAVLLEVGSALAKTRVRRDAIRLIDSLQNSTRVEIVPVTEEIAAQGWSLFRERIDKEWSWTDCISFVVMKERRLSDALTSDQHFEQAGFTALLRH